One Ardenticatenales bacterium genomic region harbors:
- a CDS encoding AAA family ATPase: MALSLAERLEQARRQQFVGRTHERELIREALTSANCPYAVLYICGPGGVGKTSLLREATHLAGRTGATILSLDGRNLEPSPASFLGTLQQLLTVSSGEDVFTALAAKDTRVLLSIDTAELLTPLDGWLQDNFLPLLPANVVVIMAGRHPPSLHWRTDPGWQQLMRIIPLQNLSQEESRALLMRRQVPAREHLSILQFTHGHPLALSLVADVLLQQPEARFLPEDVPNIIKVLLEQFLQEAPTANHRAALEACSQVRLMNEPLLGAMLQLADPHPVFDWLRGLSFMDVERRGLFPHDLAREALAVDLRWRNPDWQAELHARARGHYMARFRESNQREQRQVLSDYIFLHRDNPVIRPFFEWQSTGTVFTDQFQETDQVAVLRIIRAHEGPQAAAIAAHWIGRQPQGVIVMRRADGSVGGVLFMVALEKTDAEDRAVDPGTAAAWTYLQQHAPLRHGETATLFRFWMARDEYQNVSPVQSRIFLNMVQHYLTVPGLAYTMIPCAQPAFWAEIFHYVDIHPVTRANFTVDDHTFGVYGHDWRATPPLMWLSMMAERELSPGVPAGSAPAPAATPAGERALLVLSQEDFAVAVRHALRDFTSPALQENPLLRCRLIIEGKPDEESPAARARALQDLLRKTAAALQASPREAKSYRALYHTYFQPTPTQERAAELLDLPFSTYRHHLRKGVNHLVNQLWTLELGGGASADGA, encoded by the coding sequence ATGGCTCTCTCACTGGCGGAACGACTAGAGCAGGCACGGCGGCAGCAGTTTGTGGGCCGCACCCACGAACGCGAACTGATTCGGGAGGCGCTCACCTCTGCCAACTGCCCCTATGCAGTCCTGTACATTTGCGGTCCGGGTGGCGTGGGTAAGACGAGCCTGTTGCGTGAAGCCACTCACCTGGCCGGGCGAACAGGAGCCACCATCCTATCTCTCGACGGACGCAACCTGGAGCCCTCCCCCGCTTCTTTTCTTGGCACTTTGCAGCAGTTGCTAACCGTCTCCTCTGGCGAGGACGTCTTCACGGCGCTGGCGGCAAAGGACACGCGCGTCCTCCTGTCAATAGATACGGCAGAACTGCTCACGCCATTAGATGGCTGGCTGCAGGACAATTTTCTGCCGCTGCTTCCCGCCAATGTGGTCGTGATCATGGCCGGGCGCCATCCCCCGTCGCTGCATTGGCGCACGGATCCCGGCTGGCAGCAGTTAATGCGTATCATCCCCCTCCAAAACCTGTCACAGGAGGAGAGCCGCGCCTTGCTCATGCGGCGGCAAGTGCCGGCACGAGAGCACCTCAGCATTCTCCAATTCACCCACGGGCATCCCCTGGCCCTCTCACTTGTCGCCGATGTGCTGCTGCAGCAACCTGAGGCGCGGTTTTTGCCCGAAGATGTGCCCAACATTATCAAGGTGCTGCTGGAACAGTTTTTGCAGGAAGCCCCTACCGCCAACCACCGCGCTGCCCTGGAAGCGTGTTCCCAGGTGCGTCTGATGAACGAGCCCCTCCTGGGAGCCATGCTGCAACTGGCTGACCCTCATCCCGTCTTCGATTGGCTGCGCGGGCTCTCTTTCATGGATGTTGAGCGGCGCGGCCTCTTTCCGCACGACCTGGCGCGCGAGGCGCTGGCTGTCGATCTACGCTGGCGCAACCCGGATTGGCAGGCGGAACTGCATGCCCGCGCCCGCGGCCACTACATGGCCCGCTTCCGCGAGAGCAACCAGCGAGAACAGCGACAGGTCCTCTCTGATTACATTTTCCTCCATCGAGACAATCCCGTCATCCGCCCCTTTTTTGAGTGGCAGTCTACAGGCACGGTATTCACCGATCAGTTCCAAGAAACGGATCAGGTTGCGGTGCTGCGAATCATCCGGGCGCATGAAGGCCCGCAGGCCGCGGCCATTGCCGCCCACTGGATAGGGCGTCAACCCCAGGGCGTCATTGTCATGCGGCGAGCAGATGGCTCGGTAGGAGGCGTGTTATTCATGGTCGCCCTGGAGAAAACGGACGCCGAAGACCGCGCCGTCGATCCCGGAACTGCCGCTGCCTGGACCTATCTGCAACAGCACGCGCCGCTGCGCCACGGAGAGACAGCCACCCTCTTTCGTTTCTGGATGGCCCGTGACGAATATCAAAATGTATCCCCCGTGCAAAGTCGCATTTTCCTAAATATGGTGCAGCATTATCTCACCGTGCCTGGACTGGCCTACACCATGATCCCCTGTGCGCAGCCCGCATTCTGGGCGGAGATTTTCCACTACGTGGACATTCATCCCGTCACCAGGGCAAATTTCACCGTGGACGACCACACGTTTGGCGTTTATGGGCATGATTGGCGTGCTACCCCGCCACTGATGTGGCTCTCCATGATGGCCGAACGGGAACTCAGTCCTGGCGTCCCTGCCGGCAGCGCTCCCGCTCCCGCTGCCACGCCTGCCGGGGAGCGGGCGTTGCTGGTACTGAGCCAGGAGGATTTCGCGGTAGCGGTACGCCATGCGCTGCGCGATTTCACCAGTCCGGCCTTGCAGGAGAATCCCCTGCTGCGCTGCCGCCTGATCATCGAGGGCAAGCCCGACGAGGAAAGCCCAGCGGCGCGCGCGAGGGCGCTGCAGGATTTACTGCGAAAAACGGCGGCGGCTTTGCAGGCGTCGCCGCGCGAGGCAAAGAGCTATCGCGCCCTCTACCACACTTACTTCCAGCCCACGCCGACGCAGGAAAGAGCGGCAGAACTGCTGGATCTGCCGTTCAGCACCTACCGCCACCACCTGCGCAAGGGAGTTAATCACCTCGTGAACCAGCTGTGGACGCTGGAATTAGGCGGCGGAGCGTCAGCAGACGGTGCTTGA
- a CDS encoding nuclear transport factor 2 family protein, with the protein MNEVNNVQVVQDLYAAFGRGDIAGIFSTLDEHVDWHFNGRPEDIPYAGYWQGHAGMGEFFTIVGQTCAVQEFGPHEIISMGEHVLSLGHERVLVKATGREFESDWAHVFTIRNGKIIRLREYYDTAALAEAFAGS; encoded by the coding sequence ATGAATGAAGTAAATAATGTACAGGTGGTCCAGGATTTGTATGCGGCTTTTGGGCGGGGCGATATTGCCGGCATCTTTAGTACGCTGGATGAACATGTGGACTGGCACTTCAACGGGCGCCCCGAAGACATTCCCTACGCTGGCTATTGGCAGGGGCACGCGGGCATGGGGGAGTTTTTCACGATTGTAGGCCAGACGTGTGCCGTGCAGGAGTTTGGCCCGCACGAGATCATTTCTATGGGGGAGCATGTCCTTTCCCTCGGACACGAACGGGTTCTTGTCAAGGCCACTGGTCGTGAGTTTGAGAGCGACTGGGCGCACGTCTTTACGATCCGCAACGGCAAGATCATCCGCCTGCGTGAATATTATGATACAGCGGCACTGGCTGAGGCTTTTGCCGGCAGTTGA
- a CDS encoding PQQ-like beta-propeller repeat protein, with protein MKKTVLNFKIMAALQLVFFIISFGAVQRMMAHSSANNVDMTWASAYSFANHYVSLSSIQQTSDGGYIGVGYISPNGEEQIVYIWVVKLDSAGEIIWQRQIGRGLSQLYDEGFVVRELPDGDFALLGSSQFPDGPTWRLNLWLGRISSDGEMLWQKRIGDNSLYFSPASMIVTNDGSIAVLAERIVVGVAWADFWLAKLDGDGQILWERIYGGGDVEYPSDLLETATGEYLITGSSVSFSSNLWGDAWLLKLDRDGEIIWQKKFGGERFEKGYHILPASEGGYLLAGVTASYVIYPDYGHVWLIKLDTDGAITWQKTYRISPGAGEPVIGYMAATDSYVISTRTDTAESWTFAVDTNGNIMWQKFFDFPGGIGDLQPTDDGGIIMAGPSINVDWDLYGWLVTKASATGDVSDCAEIVEVEDGISIVTNDEGIDTASFSLVTDTPVSDEAYPVIATFATRNQWCPVIPEMTPTPTLAPTVTPTMTPTPMFTPDHWDYLPAIVR; from the coding sequence ATGAAGAAAACTGTCCTTAACTTCAAAATCATGGCGGCACTGCAATTGGTCTTCTTTATCATCTCCTTTGGCGCCGTGCAACGCATGATGGCCCATTCATCCGCGAATAATGTGGATATGACGTGGGCCAGCGCCTACAGCTTTGCCAATCATTATGTGAGCCTGAGTAGCATACAGCAGACCAGCGATGGGGGTTACATTGGGGTGGGCTACATTAGCCCAAACGGCGAGGAGCAAATTGTTTACATCTGGGTGGTCAAATTGGACAGCGCGGGAGAAATCATCTGGCAGCGACAAATCGGCCGTGGTTTATCACAACTATATGATGAGGGATTTGTCGTTCGTGAATTGCCTGATGGCGACTTCGCTCTTCTGGGTAGCTCGCAGTTTCCTGATGGCCCAACCTGGCGCCTGAATCTCTGGTTGGGACGGATTTCGAGCGACGGAGAGATGCTCTGGCAAAAGCGAATTGGTGACAACTCGTTGTATTTTTCGCCAGCAAGCATGATTGTCACCAACGACGGAAGTATTGCCGTATTGGCCGAAAGAATTGTTGTCGGCGTAGCCTGGGCTGATTTCTGGCTGGCCAAATTAGATGGGGATGGGCAGATTCTATGGGAACGCATCTACGGGGGGGGTGATGTTGAATACCCGAGTGATCTCCTGGAAACGGCAACTGGAGAGTACCTGATCACGGGGAGTAGCGTGTCTTTCAGCAGCAACCTTTGGGGAGACGCCTGGCTCCTCAAATTGGACCGCGATGGGGAAATCATCTGGCAGAAAAAGTTCGGTGGCGAGCGATTTGAAAAAGGTTACCACATCCTGCCGGCTAGTGAAGGCGGGTACCTGTTAGCTGGAGTGACAGCATCATACGTCATTTACCCGGATTACGGGCATGTCTGGCTCATAAAACTTGATACAGACGGGGCCATCACCTGGCAAAAGACGTACCGAATAAGCCCGGGCGCTGGTGAGCCGGTTATTGGTTACATGGCCGCCACTGACAGCTATGTCATAAGTACACGGACCGATACGGCTGAAAGCTGGACTTTTGCAGTAGACACCAATGGGAATATCATGTGGCAGAAGTTTTTTGATTTTCCCGGTGGTATTGGGGATCTGCAGCCAACGGATGATGGCGGGATTATTATGGCGGGTCCATCTATCAACGTGGACTGGGATCTCTATGGCTGGTTGGTCACAAAAGCATCTGCCACGGGGGACGTTAGCGATTGCGCTGAGATTGTTGAAGTTGAGGACGGTATCAGTATTGTGACCAATGATGAAGGAATAGACACAGCCTCCTTTAGTCTGGTAACCGACACACCTGTATCAGACGAGGCGTATCCCGTGATCGCTACCTTTGCCACTCGCAATCAGTGGTGTCCTGTTATTCCCGAAATGACGCCCACGCCCACACTTGCGCCTACGGTCACGCCCACGATGACACCCACCCCTATGTTTACGCCGGACCATTGGGACTATTTGCCGGCAATCGTCCGCTAG
- a CDS encoding ABC transporter permease — MTFQLKLALRYLRGRKLRTTLTLIAITFGVTIVFGFNGILPAMQQALQTNLSAAVDQVDLTITSQARGAFDANVTEQVRQTPGVALAAPSLARPLLVPTAEAITAADGTAITSFILRGVLPEQLTDLNPVSLAAGRPLIAADENSVLISNNLAQETGLRVGDTLKLPSATGLMTFEIVGITMGRPPMGSEELIVPLAAAQTVFNLPGLANTIEARFDAGINPETVRQDILARLGSGYKVGGNETGSEFAAALNSAKYVMNLFGVIAAAMGGFIIFITFRTVVVERRRDIGMLRIIGASRRTILGMILAECLLLGSIGTVLGILLGFFMAYGLLVGMQPIMENMMHARLGTPAFAPWVYVVAVVLGLGLTVLAGLVPALAATRVSPLDALRPSLAEVERRSAGRSAIAGIVVVIIAFLTLIGGNVGLASLGILLFMIGLVLIGPALIYPIARTFGSLLRLIFAREGQIAQGNLTRQPGRAAITASAITIGLSLLVAMGGLITSLMGGLNGWIDKTLGSDYLYMPQSLVLGGGNIGAGPRLVEEIKTIPGVSEVTTLRQTTARIDGTDLQIVGIDPVTYPQVSGLIFSAGDEATIYDRLASGREIVVNGIFAAQAGVKLGDTLPLQSPEGVLEYHVAGIGGDFMNYKIATGYVSQENMARDFHATTDLLLMVNQQDNANTAQVDGALRTLARDYPAFGFYSLTEWKTEIGTMLEVFNAMYVLLIVLAIPSLIALINTLAINVLERTREIGTLRAVGATRRQVRRMITAESLLLAATGTLFGLLAGLWLSYILVGAMNFVGLVFPFAFSYAGLLLAIAVGIGFGIIGAIIPARQAAKLDIVRALAYE, encoded by the coding sequence ATGACGTTTCAACTGAAATTGGCCCTGCGCTATCTGCGCGGGCGCAAGCTGCGCACGACTTTAACGCTAATCGCTATCACTTTTGGCGTCACGATTGTGTTTGGTTTCAACGGGATTTTGCCGGCAATGCAGCAAGCCCTACAAACCAATCTATCCGCCGCCGTGGACCAGGTAGACCTGACCATCACCAGTCAGGCGCGCGGCGCTTTTGACGCCAACGTTACGGAGCAGGTACGCCAGACCCCCGGCGTGGCTCTGGCCGCTCCTTCCCTGGCGCGACCGCTGCTGGTCCCCACGGCGGAGGCCATCACCGCCGCGGATGGCACGGCCATCACTTCGTTTATCTTACGCGGCGTGCTGCCAGAGCAGTTGACCGACCTCAACCCCGTCTCCCTGGCCGCCGGTCGTCCGCTGATCGCGGCAGACGAGAACAGCGTCCTCATCTCCAATAACCTGGCTCAGGAAACGGGCCTGCGCGTAGGCGACACGCTCAAGCTGCCCTCGGCTACGGGCTTAATGACTTTTGAGATCGTGGGCATCACGATGGGGCGTCCGCCCATGGGCAGCGAGGAGTTGATTGTGCCCCTGGCAGCGGCGCAAACGGTATTCAATCTTCCCGGACTGGCTAACACGATTGAGGCCAGGTTCGATGCCGGCATCAACCCCGAAACCGTGCGCCAGGATATCCTCGCCCGCCTGGGCAGCGGCTACAAAGTTGGCGGCAACGAAACCGGCTCCGAATTCGCCGCCGCCCTCAACTCCGCCAAATACGTCATGAACCTGTTCGGCGTCATTGCCGCGGCCATGGGCGGTTTTATCATCTTCATTACCTTCCGCACAGTCGTCGTGGAACGTCGGCGCGACATCGGCATGTTGCGCATCATCGGCGCATCCCGTCGCACCATCCTGGGCATGATCCTGGCGGAATGCCTGCTGCTGGGCAGTATCGGAACAGTTCTCGGAATTCTGCTTGGCTTCTTCATGGCCTACGGACTGCTGGTTGGGATGCAACCCATCATGGAAAACATGATGCACGCCCGCCTGGGCACACCCGCCTTCGCCCCCTGGGTATACGTCGTCGCCGTCGTTTTAGGACTGGGACTGACCGTGCTGGCGGGATTGGTGCCGGCACTGGCCGCCACTCGCGTATCGCCGCTGGATGCCTTGCGCCCCTCGTTGGCGGAAGTAGAGCGCCGCAGCGCCGGTCGCAGCGCGATTGCCGGCATTGTTGTCGTCATCATCGCCTTTCTCACCCTCATTGGCGGCAACGTCGGCCTGGCCTCGTTGGGCATCCTCCTGTTCATGATCGGCCTGGTCCTGATTGGCCCCGCCCTGATCTACCCCATTGCCCGCACCTTCGGCAGCCTGCTCCGCCTCATCTTTGCGCGCGAAGGCCAGATTGCGCAGGGGAACCTGACGCGGCAGCCCGGACGCGCGGCCATCACCGCTTCCGCCATCACCATCGGGCTTTCGCTCCTGGTGGCCATGGGTGGCCTGATCACCTCCCTCATGGGCGGCCTGAACGGCTGGATTGACAAGACACTGGGCAGCGACTACCTGTACATGCCGCAGTCGTTGGTGCTGGGCGGCGGCAACATCGGCGCGGGGCCGCGGTTGGTGGAAGAGATCAAGACGATTCCCGGCGTCTCCGAGGTGACGACGCTGCGGCAGACAACGGCCCGCATTGATGGCACGGACCTGCAGATCGTGGGCATCGATCCCGTTACCTATCCCCAGGTGTCCGGCCTAATTTTCAGCGCCGGGGATGAGGCCACCATCTACGACCGGCTGGCATCGGGGCGAGAGATTGTGGTCAATGGAATATTCGCGGCGCAAGCGGGCGTGAAGTTGGGCGACACACTGCCGCTGCAATCACCGGAAGGCGTGTTGGAATATCACGTTGCCGGCATTGGCGGCGACTTCATGAACTACAAAATTGCCACCGGCTACGTCTCCCAGGAAAACATGGCGCGCGACTTCCACGCCACCACCGACCTGCTCCTCATGGTCAACCAGCAAGACAACGCCAACACAGCCCAGGTAGACGGGGCGCTGCGAACCCTCGCCCGCGACTATCCCGCTTTCGGCTTCTATTCGCTGACCGAGTGGAAGACGGAAATCGGCACGATGCTCGAAGTCTTCAACGCCATGTACGTGCTGCTGATCGTGCTGGCTATTCCCTCGTTGATCGCCCTGATCAACACCCTGGCGATTAACGTCCTGGAGCGGACGCGCGAGATCGGCACGCTGCGCGCCGTGGGGGCCACCCGCCGCCAGGTGCGCCGCATGATCACCGCGGAGAGCCTGCTGCTGGCGGCCACGGGGACGCTGTTTGGCCTTCTGGCCGGACTATGGCTCAGCTACATTCTCGTCGGGGCCATGAACTTCGTCGGGCTGGTCTTCCCCTTTGCCTTCTCCTACGCGGGGCTGCTGCTGGCGATTGCTGTGGGCATCGGCTTTGGCATCATCGGCGCCATAATCCCGGCGCGACAGGCGGCGAAGTTGGACATCGTGCGCGCGCTGGCCTACGAATAA
- a CDS encoding ABC transporter ATP-binding protein: MSIVKTEQLTRVYGTGATAVTALNRLNVDIQPGEFVAVMGPSGCGKSTLLHLVGGLDKPSSGRVMLNGQDISRFNDDQMTQLRRRHIGFIFQFFNLIPVLEAVENAALPLILDGAKEGEARQKAETWLKRMGLGDRLAHRPDQLSGGEQQRVAIARALVAEPMLILADEPTGNLDSRSADEIAVLLRQISEEWQRTVLMVTHDPRIAAHANRIIFLKDGTMVDETRLSGNDRQGEVALRQKLEVAR, translated from the coding sequence ATGAGCATTGTAAAAACCGAGCAGCTAACAAGGGTCTATGGCACGGGCGCGACCGCCGTCACCGCCTTGAACCGGCTTAACGTCGATATTCAGCCGGGCGAATTCGTGGCCGTAATGGGTCCCAGCGGCTGCGGCAAATCCACGCTCCTGCACCTGGTGGGCGGCCTGGACAAACCTTCATCCGGGCGCGTCATGCTCAATGGTCAAGACATTTCCCGCTTCAACGACGACCAAATGACGCAACTCCGCCGCCGGCATATTGGCTTTATCTTCCAGTTCTTCAACCTGATCCCCGTTTTGGAAGCGGTGGAAAACGCGGCGCTGCCCCTGATCCTGGATGGGGCCAAGGAGGGTGAGGCGCGACAGAAGGCGGAAACGTGGCTGAAGCGGATGGGGCTGGGTGACCGCCTCGCCCATCGACCAGACCAGCTTTCCGGCGGCGAGCAGCAGCGGGTGGCGATTGCGCGCGCGCTGGTGGCCGAACCGATGCTCATCCTGGCGGATGAACCAACGGGCAACCTGGATTCGCGTTCCGCGGACGAAATCGCCGTGCTGCTGCGCCAGATCAGCGAAGAATGGCAGCGTACGGTGCTGATGGTGACGCACGACCCGCGTATTGCCGCTCATGCCAACCGCATCATTTTCCTCAAGGATGGCACCATGGTGGATGAAACGCGGCTTTCTGGCAACGATCGCCAGGGAGAGGTGGCCTTGCGGCAAAAACTGGAGGTGGCGAGATGA
- a CDS encoding PadR family transcriptional regulator, with protein sequence MSVRNAILGLLAHRPRHGYELHDAFEAMVGGVENWDLKPAQVYTTLARLEKKGLVVEDSVEQAGGPEKHIYTVTDAGMAELRAWFSEPVTSDRRRDEFFLKLMLSVAITEGDPRRLIYVQRASLYKELHAITAQRSRVDPRSELAYVLLLDQAVMHLEADLRWLEMVEARLDEISRQPIPEPVERPRGRPPRSDES encoded by the coding sequence ATGTCTGTACGGAACGCCATTCTTGGATTACTGGCCCATCGCCCCCGCCACGGCTACGAATTGCATGACGCATTCGAGGCCATGGTCGGCGGCGTGGAAAATTGGGACCTCAAGCCCGCGCAGGTCTACACCACGCTCGCCCGCCTGGAAAAGAAGGGGCTGGTCGTGGAAGACAGCGTTGAGCAAGCCGGCGGGCCAGAAAAGCACATCTACACCGTCACGGATGCCGGCATGGCCGAACTCCGCGCCTGGTTTTCCGAACCGGTAACCAGCGACCGGCGGCGAGATGAGTTTTTTCTGAAGCTGATGCTCAGCGTGGCCATCACCGAAGGCGATCCGCGACGCCTGATCTACGTGCAGCGGGCCAGCCTGTACAAAGAACTGCACGCGATCACGGCGCAGCGCAGCCGCGTCGATCCCAGGTCGGAGCTGGCCTACGTCTTGTTGTTAGACCAGGCCGTGATGCACCTGGAAGCAGACCTGCGCTGGCTAGAAATGGTGGAAGCGCGGCTCGACGAAATCAGCCGCCAACCCATTCCTGAGCCTGTGGAGCGGCCACGCGGACGGCCTCCCAGAAGCGACGAATCGTAG